The proteins below are encoded in one region of Salmo salar chromosome ssa02, Ssal_v3.1, whole genome shotgun sequence:
- the dpcd gene encoding protein DPCD (The RefSeq protein has 2 substitutions compared to this genomic sequence): MAVQSWSDLLKASTKTALIHDGKRKIHYLFTDGKEMAEEYDLTTDELIVRKWRSKSTLKGQGPWEIEVGEPVPSTVACLESDVIKENCSNPVFMRKDTKTSFLWRVRNLPYPKEVYNISVEPDQRCCIIRTNNKKYYKKFNAPDLDRSQLPLDSSALNFTHANNTLIVSYKKPKEILTIEHELLQEMKKLKGTNEGDVDCKTQ; the protein is encoded by the exons ATGGCTGTGCAGAGCTGGTCAGATCTCCTAAAAGCATCCACGAAAACCGCTTTAATACACGATG GGAAAAGGAAGATACACTATCTCTTTACAGATGGGAAAGAAATGGCAGAAGAATATGACTTGACAACAGATGAGCTCATTG TACGGAAGTGGCGTTCAAAAAGCACCTTGAAGGGACAGGGACCATGGGAGATAGAAGTTGGAGAGCCAGTCCCATCTACTGTAGCCTGTTTGGAATCAGATGTTATCAAGGAAAACTGTTCAAAC CCTGTATTTATGCGCAAAGACACAAAGACCAGTTTCCTGTGGAGAGTCCGGAACCTTCCGTACCCCAAAGAGGTCTACAACATTTCAGTGGAGCCTGATCAACGATGCTGCATCATACGAACAAATAACAAAAA GTACTACAAGAAGTTTAATGTTCCTGATCTGGACCGAAGCCAGCTGCCATTGGATAGTTCCGCGCTCAACTTCACCCATGCCAATAACACGTTAATTGTCAGT TACAAGAAGCCCAAGGAGATATTAACCATTGAGCACGAGCTACTCCAGGAGGTGAAGAAACTGAAGGGAACCAATGAAGGGGACGTCGACTGCAAAACTCAATGA